GTTTGTATTATGCAAGAGTTGAAGATTATGAAAAAGCAAAAATCCAAGCAAGGTATGCTGGTAATTTATTAAGTGGAGAATGGAGCGCAGAAGGACAATTTGATGATCCCACCTTACGGTTATTACTTGCATCTCTTTGGCTCACAACAGGTGCAAGAGAAGAAGCTATGGTGGATTTTCGGAAAGCCACTCAATTAAAACCACAATCCCATTCCATACGTTCCTTTTCAAATGAGATGATTCCTACTGATGGAGAATTTATTTTTATCTTTGGAGGTCCTGGGGCTGAACCAGAAATGGATCCTTCTGCCAACCTCAACTTCATCCGTGGTTTAAGGAATTTAAAATTTCGAATGTCTGGAAAACAAAGTACACTACTTTTGGTAGACAATTCCAAAACAATCACCCTGAGTTTAGAGAAAGGAACCTTGGGATGGTATGAACGCCACCTCATCCGAGACAATGAAATCTCCGAACTCATCCAAGATTCAAAATACTTCCAATTGATGTCTGCAACTGCTATCAAAGAAGGAACCAAAGGAACTCTGAAAGTCACAGGTTCCATATTGGCTAGTGCCACCATCATTGCATTAGGTGCTGGACTTGTGTATGTAGGTGCGGAAGTGAATTCTGAGGACATTGCTGGCCTTGGAATCATCACAATCATTGCTGGATTTCAATTGGGATCAGAATGGGTAGGTGCATCCATTCGGCAAACAAAAGAGAATATCAAAGAAGACTTGGATGTTTCAAACGAATACCGTTACGTTCGTTTTTTCCCAGAATATGTTTGGATTGGAAAATCCAAATCAAAACTAAAATCCCCCATTCTTACTTCAAACCATGGACCAGTGACTTACCACCTCACACCCGCTATTGGAAAAATCAAAGTCCGATTTGGATTTGTACCAGATGTTCAGAATCCATAACCTTCGACTTTGCTTTTTTTAAAAAAGTTAGTTTGTTCAGACCAAACAATCTGATTTGTTTCCAAACTAACCAAAAATAAAGTTACCGTGATGTATTGAATTTTATTACCTGATTCATAATTCACAACTTCATTGATTTCCCCTTTGATTTGATGGGACGGAGACTTAAATTTACCAACACTCAAACGTGAATCAGACGATACCATACCGGTTTTGCCAAAAGCCATTTCCTTTGTAGCGTGTTCACGAACTGTTGTATCAACAAAAGGAACTTTGTCTTTTGTGAGTTGGTTTAAAATTTCATTTGTAATGAGTTTTGTATCTATATGTTCTGAAGTGCTGTTTTGCAAGGATCTCCATTCAAAATAACCACTCTTCAACTCTGTTTTATAATATACTGATAAAGAATGACTCATACTTTTAACAGTTTCTTTTACCTCAATCACTCCCCATTGTTTGGTAGCCTTGGCATCCTCTGGTTTTTGGTATGATGTTGCCGTAGAACAACTAACAAAAATAAACGGAACTAGAAAAATGATGAAACTCTTTTGCATAGGTGTTAGATTGCTTGGAGTTGGACATTTGGCAAGAAATTTGCGGAAATATCCCCACCCGATTTAGGGAGGGGAACTAGACCCTCCACCCAATGAGTCTCCTCTACCACGAAGTCTGTTTTTTCGCAAACCCTTCCTATTTTTCGCCTTTTTTTCTCTATTTTAGTTCATCTTTTGACAGATCCACTTTCACACCTTCCTTCTTGGCGCCTCCCACATACCGTAAACATTGATCCTTTTGCATCAGGACCAGGCTACTCCGGGGTGCGCTAACACTCCCGTCCTTGTCGGCAATATGCCTCCAAGGACCTTCGCCCTCCGTATCCTTGGCGCAAGGAAAATCTTCACCCATTCCAATCCTTTCATTTCTAATTTCTGAAATATTGGCTTGAAAGTTTTTTTCCCGTTGCCATACTTCTGGATACTATATGGGTAAATTCATCGTTCGTTTCAGTTTATTTCTCATCTTACTCGCTGTGTTGTTTGCGGGTTACACTTGGCTTACTCTCACTTGGAGTTATTCCGAAGGGGACCGTGCGGGCTACATCCAAAAACTTTCCAAAAAAGGTTGGATTTGCAAAACTTGGGAAGGGGAAATGGCCCTCGTCACAATGCCTGGCACCATGACAGAAAAATTCTATTTTAGTATCAGGGATGAATCCATTGCCGACCAACTCAATACTTCGATTGGCAAACGAGTGGTTTTAGAATACGAAGAACACATTGGTGTTCCTTTTAGTTGTTTTGCAGAAACAAGTTATTTTGTCACTGGTGTGAAAACTGTTGGGGAAGTCCCTCCTCTTTAAAAATTTTCCGATTTAAGAATTATCACCAAACATGCATTAGTTTTCTCTTTTCATGTTTGGTTATATTTTCCTTTTGAATTTCTTTCAAATCCTTCTTGGCAGAATCCTTTTTTTGAATGCAAATTAACTCCTAACAATGGCATCAAAATTCACATTCTTTTATTCCTTCCTTTGGTTAATCAGTTTTCTTTCGATAGAAATTTACCCAGAAAAAAAAGAACAAATCATCAATTTCACTGAATATGAAATGAAGGAAACTTACCAATTTGACTGCCAAGAGAAAAAAGAGTGTTTTAAGAAATGTTCCAATCGGTATGTTGCAATGCCATGGAGATTATATGATCAATTTCACTCTCTGGAACAATTTTCATTAAGGCAATGCAATCAAAATTGTATCGGAATCATTTGTTCCAGAAGTCATTGATACTGTATCCCAATCAAACCAATCGATCTTAGTTTTTGGTTCATTTTTACCTTACCATATTCTTTGTTTTACTTCTGTTTGGCCTCAGCTGATTTTTCGTATGTCGCCCCTGATTCACGTTACTTTCATTATTTCAATTTTTTTTATTCCTTCTTTTTTCCAAACTTCCTGATTTAGAAATGAGGCCCTCCATACAAATTATGTCTCATAAATTTCCTCCTTCCTGAAAGTTTCGAATTTTACAGGGAGTGAAAAAAGTAACTGCAAGTAAATTTAACTTTACATATTTTTGCTATACATATAGATAGTATCATGGACCTCGCAGAACAAACCAACACTTCTTCAAATATCTACGAACCCATACAAAACTGGAACCAAAAGGATCTTGGACTTCTGACGGGTGAGAGGGGGATGTACAAACTCGCCCACTATTGGCAATACGCACTTGTTTGTTCTGGTTTCCAGGTATTCAATTTAGATTGTGCCATCCGTTTTAATCCCTTCACCATCACAGAAGAAACAAGAAAACAAAACCTCGCACCAGAACCGTTTTTAGAACAAATACAAATCCAAAGAGCATTCACCCCATACCAAATCTTAGATGCCCTACAAAACATCCTAAAGGAAAAAAGAGAAAATACCATCTACTTCTTGTTAGCTCCTTGTAAACAATTTCTGGATGGCGACGTAAAAGATGACGAGGGAATTTATTTATTAAATTTGATGCTTGGTTTTATCGAAAAATTTCCTACAGAAAATATTCCTCTTCTCATCATTGAATCATGGACTTATTCTCACAAAAATTTTAAACTTTTTTTTCCAAAACTTTTACGTACTTCACAAACCTTATGGGAACTCAAAACAGAAAAAGGACTCTCAAGGATCCGAACACAAAAAACATCCATCACAGGAGCATAAAATGGGCAGAACAATTTCCCCTTATTCACGCCAAATGTTACAAATCGAAGAAAACTTATCTGATTTCAGAAGAGCCCTCCGAAAAGTAGACCAAGAGATTTATGATGATCTCATTCGAGTAGCAAAATTACAGGTACAAGCTGGTGTGATGGCATCACTCCCCTATCCAATTGATTCTATGCTGTTATCGATGATGATTGAATTAAAAAAGGAGATAAATGAATTAAAAATAAAATCCCAAGAAGAAACAAAACTTTAGTTATTCCAAATACTGAATACTTATACTTCGGGAACAAATTAAAGCCAACTTAAAAATGGAAACTTACAATGGTTATCTGTTTGACATCTACCACTCAGAACAAAAGATTTACATTTGGATTAAATCAGACTCAGGTGAATTAAAACTATTTGTTGATGAATATTTTCCAATCATTTATGCAAATGCTTCACCCACCATTCTAAAAAAACTGGTGAAACGATTCTACGAATTGGATGCTTTAGCGGAGATTCCAAACTTCACAGAAAAAAAATTGTTTTACCAAAACAAAACAATCCCTGTTTTAAAACTTGTCATTTCAAAACCACAACTCCTTCCCAAAATCACAAACAAACTTTTTAACTTATATGGCAAATATGATATCTACCATTCCGATATTGAAATCACCACAGGATACATGGTAGATAAAAAAATTTATCCTCTTGCTTATGTTTCCATTGAATATGAAGTATCTAAAAATAAATTAAATCAGATTAAATCTATTAAGTCCCTCACCGACATAAATGAGTTGGACTATCAAGTCCCAGAACTTCGCGCAATTTCTCTATACTTAGAAAAAAGCCATCGGCAAAGCTTCTTAGAAAATAGTTTGATCGTTGAAACTCCAAACGAAAATTACAATATTCCCACTGGTGATGGAGTCACACTCATTCATAAATTAAACGACATCTTTTTAAAACACAATCCAGATATAGTTTTATCATCCTTTGGGGACCAAGTTATTTTTCCTTATTTATTCAAAACGGCGCAGGAAAACCACCTAACAACAGAATTCGACAGAGACAAAACAAGTCTAATTAGGCGTTCTATCCAAACCCAAGGGACAAGCTTCAACACTTACGGAACCATTGTATATAGAGCTCCTTCCTATCCGTTGTTTGGGAGATGGCATATCGATTCCCGAAATAGTTTTGTATACAAAGAAGCAGAACTAATCGGAATTATCGAACTTTCTCGTATTTCCAGATTACCTGTCCAAAAAATGGCACGAGCTTCCACAGGAAAAGCACTCACCTACATCGAAGTAGATGTAGCTCTTCGTATGAACTACCTGGTACCCTGGCAAAAAAGTGCTCTTGAATCAGAGAAATCAGCCTTACAATTATTAAATGCAGATAAAGGAGGACTTGTTTTCCAAGCAGATATATCCAATGGTTTTGTGTTAGAAAATGTTGCCCAACTTGATTTTTCACAAATGTATCCAAGCATTATGGTGACACACAATATCTCACCAGAAACAATCAATTGCCTATGTTGTGAAGGTGAAGTGAATATAGAAACGGTCCCATCTCTTGGGTATCGAATTTGCGCTAAACGGAAGGGTATTGTATCGGAAGCATTGGCACACATAGTCCAAAGAAGAAACCATTACAAAGAACAAAAAAAAAACAATCATCCAAATTCTACCAACATCCAATCAAAACAATCAAGTTTGAAATGGATGTTAGTAACTTCCTTTGGTTATCTGGGATACAGGAATGCAAAATTTGGAAAACTAGAAAGCCATGAAGCGGTTACAGCATTTGGTCGAGAAAAACTAATCACTGCCAAAGAAGTATCCGAAGAGTTTGATTACAAAGTGGTACATGGAAT
The sequence above is a segment of the Leptospira sp. WS39.C2 genome. Coding sequences within it:
- a CDS encoding penicillin-binding protein activator LpoB, which gives rise to MQKSFIIFLVPFIFVSCSTATSYQKPEDAKATKQWGVIEVKETVKSMSHSLSVYYKTELKSGYFEWRSLQNSTSEHIDTKLITNEILNQLTKDKVPFVDTTVREHATKEMAFGKTGMVSSDSRLSVGKFKSPSHQIKGEINEVVNYESGNKIQYITVTLFLVSLETNQIVWSEQTNFFKKSKVEGYGF
- a CDS encoding DNA polymerase domain-containing protein; this translates as METYNGYLFDIYHSEQKIYIWIKSDSGELKLFVDEYFPIIYANASPTILKKLVKRFYELDALAEIPNFTEKKLFYQNKTIPVLKLVISKPQLLPKITNKLFNLYGKYDIYHSDIEITTGYMVDKKIYPLAYVSIEYEVSKNKLNQIKSIKSLTDINELDYQVPELRAISLYLEKSHRQSFLENSLIVETPNENYNIPTGDGVTLIHKLNDIFLKHNPDIVLSSFGDQVIFPYLFKTAQENHLTTEFDRDKTSLIRRSIQTQGTSFNTYGTIVYRAPSYPLFGRWHIDSRNSFVYKEAELIGIIELSRISRLPVQKMARASTGKALTYIEVDVALRMNYLVPWQKSALESEKSALQLLNADKGGLVFQADISNGFVLENVAQLDFSQMYPSIMVTHNISPETINCLCCEGEVNIETVPSLGYRICAKRKGIVSEALAHIVQRRNHYKEQKKNNHPNSTNIQSKQSSLKWMLVTSFGYLGYRNAKFGKLESHEAVTAFGREKLITAKEVSEEFDYKVVHGITDSIFIQKEDKSPISQDDLTLLCLKIEKRTKIRMEVEGIYSWLCFPPSTQDEKLPVANRYMGRFINGEFKGRGIITRRKDFPKLIRDAQNQMIQWMCQFKTIGEMQKNEAEIIQIFSFYDSKLVTGDLSWKDLVIQKSTSKEPEDYTVDAPSTIAVKDLLGMGIRVQAGEKIKYIVINQKSEKKGERYLTLERAELRGNYNKVLNKNHGPIAKTIPTTQPTNENYNKKEIKNKNQKEKTNTFNSPLSNEKLIINSMETNKSEYSNTIDHFLSKIHNKSTDCLPQVQKLSNQSPKYDEKYYRSLLVKSFKEIWTGLSTFKNFDILISDESFLPFSFDKNQNYSKSINITNSIFIAS